A part of Thalassophryne amazonica chromosome 3, fThaAma1.1, whole genome shotgun sequence genomic DNA contains:
- the dyrk3 gene encoding dual specificity tyrosine-phosphorylation-regulated kinase 3, whose amino-acid sequence MMIISRKPEGPIATARHGDGLYDSYMRTDHIIKDEADTNSPSGLPPMPKHTIVSNKAVMREHVTVRGSQLKVKYLYEDATSNRKINALTTATTHNSGTTGQTPSKPASASSLSKEHSGDSTESSKGSSESSGPHGIGNGVNSGGSGKLCGPLTPDQALRLYRSQLTTLEQAEVFSYPDIYFVGPNAKKRPAVAGGNNNCGYDDEQGGYIHVPHDHLAYRYEFLKIIGKGSFGQVAKVYDHKLQQHLALKMVRNEKRFHRQAQEEIRILEHLRKQDRNGAMNVVHMLENFTFRNHICMTFELLSMNLYELIKRNKFQGFSLPLVRKFAHSILQCLEALSRHRIIHCDLKPENILLKQQGRSGIKVIDFGSSCFEHQRVYTYIQSRFYRAPEVILGSRYGLPIDMWSFGCILAELLTGYPLFPGEDEGDQLACVMELLGMPPQKVLEQAKRAKNFINSKGHPRYCGANTLPTGATVLTGSRSRRGKMRGPPASKEWSAALKGCEDPAFTDFIKKCLDWDPSSRLTPSQALRHPWLYRRLPKPIPGSEKSQGATVKRLPEHHSTSFPSILSKGGPGIGTTTASNKLRSNMLGDSGEAIPLRTVLPKLVS is encoded by the exons ATTGTCAGTAACAAGGCTGTAATGAGGGAACACGTAACTGTACGAGGTAGCCAGCTCAAAGTCAAATACCTGTATGAAGACGCCACAAGCAATCGAAAGATTAATGCTTTAACCACAGCAACCACCCACAACAGCGGGACCACTGGTCAGACCCCCAGTAAACCTGCCTCAGCTTCCAGTCTGTCCAAGGAGCACAGTGGAGACAG CACTGAATCCAGCAAAGGCTCCAGTGAATCCTCTGGCCCACATGGCATTGGAAATGGTGTAAATAGTGGAGGCAGCGGTAAGCTGTGTGGCCCTCTCACTCCTGACCAGGCTCTGAGGCTGTACCGTTCTCAACTGACCACTCTGGAGCAGGCTGAAGTCTTCTCTTACCCAGACATTTACTTTGTGGGACCCAATGCCAAGAAGAGGCCTGCTGTTGCCGGAGGCAACAACAATTGTGGTTACGATGATGAGCAAGGTGGATACATTCACGTTCCCCATGACCACCTGGCATATCGCTACGAGTTTCTTAAG ATTATTGGAAAAGGTAGCTTTGGTCAGGTGGCCAAGGTGTATGACCACAAACTACAGCAGCACCTTGCACTAAAAATGGTGCGTAATGAGAAACGTTTCCATCGGCAGGCACAGGAGGAGATCCGTATCTTGGAGCACTTGCGCAAGCAGGATCGCAATGGCGCCATGAATGTTGTGCACATGCTTGAAAACTTCACCTTCCGCAACCACATCTGTATGACCTTTGAGCTGTTAAGCATGAACCTGTATGAGCTTATCAAGCGCAACAAATTCCAGGGCTTTAGCCTGCCACTGGTTAGGAAGTTTGCCCACTCCATCCTACAGTGCCTGGAAGCCCTGAGCCGGCACAGAATCATCCACTGTGACCTCAAGCCAGAGAACATCCTGCTCAAACAGCAGGGACGCAGCGGCATCAAG GTTATTGACTTTGGCTCCAGCTGTTTTGAGCACCAGCGTGTGTACACCTACATTCAGTCTCGTTTTTACCGAGCTCCAGAGGTGATTCTTGGCTCACGTTACGGCCTTCCAATAGATATGTGGAGCTTTGGCTGCATACTGGCTGAGTTGCTGACAGGCTACCCACTGTTTCCTGGGGAGGACGAGGGTGACCAGCTGGCCTGTGTCATGGAGCTGCTGGGCATGCCTCCACAGAAGGTTCTGGAACAGGCCAAACGGGCAAAGAACTTTATAAACTCCAAGGGCCACCCTCGCTACTGTGGAGCCAACACCCTGCCCACAGGGGCCACTGTGCTGACGGGGTCTCGGTCTCGTCGTGGCAAAATGAGAGGCCCTCCAGCTAGTAAAGAATGGAGCGCTGCCCTCAAGGGCTGTGAGGACCCTGCTTTTACTGACTTCATAAAAAAGTGTTTGGACTGGGATCCTTCGTCTCGCCTCACCCCCAGTCAGGCGCTCAGGCACCCTTGGCTTTACCGCCGTCTACCAAAGCCCATACCTGGGAGTGAGAAGAGCCAAGGAGCCACTGTGAAACGGCTCCCTGAGCATCACAGCACCTCCTTCCCTTCTATCCTCTCCAAAGGGGGCCCTGGCATAGGAACCACAACTGCCAGCAACAAACTGAGGAGCAACATGTTGGGGGATTCAGGGGAGGCCATACCTCTTCGCACAGTCCTACCAAAACTTGTCTCATAG